A genome region from Fervidobacterium changbaicum includes the following:
- a CDS encoding DMT family transporter codes for MDALIVPQMAGLLWMSLRIILLGYERIAGNRISKGSPTFVAAWGFFFFSFLSFFPFFNTITWKILLNSLVSGTIYSISFSLYTYALGNEDASVIAPLYNLNAIFLVILAAMFLGEHFSVKRLLGALLMIYGVSFLKKGENVVISYKNIIKSKGAVAMIVASLLMAIGRIIDRKFTINLSPIGYSVGIYLVISAYILIYGVATGSRIPDYISLVKQKWIYLILGGICNAYSYVALLKAFNYFGVSVAEPLSMLSVFVTMFFAKIFLKEVIGIRLLAAILLFSGSILIY; via the coding sequence ATGGATGCACTTATAGTTCCACAAATGGCAGGTCTGTTATGGATGAGTTTACGTATCATTCTGCTCGGTTACGAACGTATCGCTGGGAACAGGATTTCTAAAGGTTCCCCAACGTTCGTGGCCGCATGGGGATTCTTTTTCTTCTCTTTTCTTTCGTTCTTTCCATTCTTCAACACGATTACTTGGAAAATCCTCCTGAATTCTCTTGTGAGTGGTACAATCTACTCAATTTCCTTTTCACTGTACACATATGCATTAGGCAACGAAGATGCTTCAGTTATTGCGCCTTTGTATAACTTGAACGCTATATTCTTAGTAATATTGGCAGCGATGTTTTTAGGTGAACACTTCAGCGTAAAGAGACTGTTAGGTGCTTTATTGATGATTTACGGCGTAAGTTTTTTGAAAAAGGGAGAGAATGTTGTTATCTCCTACAAAAACATCATTAAAAGCAAAGGAGCGGTGGCGATGATAGTAGCGTCACTGCTCATGGCAATAGGAAGGATTATCGATAGGAAGTTCACAATCAATCTCTCGCCTATTGGATACTCGGTGGGAATATATCTTGTGATAAGTGCTTACATATTGATTTACGGAGTTGCAACTGGTAGTCGAATTCCGGATTATATTAGCTTAGTTAAACAGAAGTGGATCTATCTTATTTTGGGAGGTATCTGCAACGCGTATTCTTACGTTGCTCTCTTGAAAGCTTTCAATTACTTCGGTGTTAGCGTAGCAGAACCACTTTCTATGCTCTCTGTCTTTGTTACCATGTTCTTCGCTAAGATTTTCCTCAAAGAAGTTATAGGAATCAGACTGCTGGCAGCTATTTTGCTATTTTCGGGAAGTATTTTGATATATTAA